The Labeo rohita strain BAU-BD-2019 chromosome 10, IGBB_LRoh.1.0, whole genome shotgun sequence genomic interval TTTCCGTTCTATCTTGTAAAATCTATTGAATGctatatatatgctatatatcAAGATCAGCAGATTTTAGCAGATTtgatggtaacactttataataacgttcagttgtaagtcatttataagtgattagttgatgaaataaacatttacaagacattgacaaatgattaataagtgatatgctaacaatttgtgtatgttttgttaattcatttacaagtcaattacaagttcatttacaagtaattagttaatgatgaactaataATTTACAAGACGTGActatgtgtttataaatgattagtAAGTGATATATTAAAAACCCCCCAAATGCAATTATTCCaaaactattttctgtttttaaataataataaattatttgttgtcAGGTGAATAAACGTGTAAACCCTTTCTCTCATCAGCACAGACTTGtgttctgtgtggagtgtgtggGATCTAGTGATAATGTGAACCAGTTTTACCCTCCACTGAAGATCACATCAAGTGCACAGCACTAAAATTCTCTATGTGTTTACCATCTTTACCCTCACCAGTCAGTCCTTTACATTGCAGTACACAGAACAAATATTCAAAACCTGTTGTGtgtaaacatgaataaatcatctacaaatctttctgcattccctaatctaaagtgtaaactattcatcagttttaaatgttttacaaacctGCCGGTTGCCGGTTGTGTGGGTATACACACTGGTGGGAAAGATCTGCGAatgatgagtaaaacatttacaactgatgaattgtttacactttagattaggggatgcagaaagatttgtaaatgatttattcatgatgtGATCTTCAATGTGATCTTCATTTCAGTGATTgacatttcaattatttatatttgattaataacatattaactagtaacttattaaccattgactaaggatctgtttgattatttcatgatattctatttttttaaagataacttACGACAGATTTGTAAATCGTTAGCATATTACTAAATCATTTGTAAACGTCTAgttatgttttgtaaattattagttcatcattatctaatcacttgtaaatgatttataactTAATCTACAAAGCATAGATAAAAATAGTAACATATCGCTTATTAATCGTTTATGAATGCATAGTTATGGtttgtaaatgattaattattaactaattacttgtaaattacttgtaaatgaattaacacaacatacacaaattgttagcatatcacttagtaatcttttataaatgttttgtaaatgattatttcatcattaactaattgcttataaattacttacaactgaacattattataaagtgtAACCGATTTGATAATCCCCAAACAAGAAGGTGTATTATGTCCTTTCGAGAGTGCTTATATAGTCATTTTGGGCCAATCTGTGCACTGACTGAAAAGATATTGAAACTTTAAGATGCAGTTTGTGTAACTTAGAGATGTTGTACTCTATTTTGCACACAAGtgctttaatgttgtttttgaatCCTCTAAATCCTTTAtgttgtcttgttaaaatttcaaaacactTTGATGCACAGGAACACAGCTGAACCACACATGTTAAGCACCACATACTTGGACAGCAACATTTCATTCAAACATACGCAAGTCCTTATAAAGCCTAACATCACCAGATTTTAAGTTTGATCAGTTTTAGGGCACTCTGTCTTTATAAAAATCTCTAGTGTTTATCTCAGAGGAAACATTGACCTGCCTGCCTGTCCTGTTGCAGCCGTCGAGGCTATTATTAAAGTCTCTAGGGGATTCATCTGCCTTGTCTGCTCCGCTGGGGTGGTCGTCAGTTATTCCTTTGCTGCCAGCCAAGTTcctggctccgccctggtcgtcTGCCAGGGGTCCTGTTTGGCTGGAGCTTCACTGGTGTGTCCTGCTGGCCCCGCCCTGGCCTCCTGCCCTGCCAGCCCCATTCTGGTTCAATGAGCTACCTCTGGATCCAGGCTCTCTTCCAGTACACAGGCCTGGCCCACCATCCCTCCCTCCTGGatttcctttgtttttgttagAGCGTCTGGAATCCGCTCCTTAAGTGGGGGGGTCATGTCACAGCCAGCAGCTGGTATGCCCTGGACAGCCACCAGAGGGCACTCCtcttgatttttgttttctcagatTTTACCTGTCCTCTAAGtcacatttaagtttttttaagttaatttgtgCAATCTAGgcaaaacagttaaaataagtttactCATTAAATGGAAATGAAAACACTTAATGCTATTGCAATACACTGACGAACAGTCACACTGAGCTTTACTGTAACGACTTCAGATGAGGAGTGAGGGACAATCACTCACATCAGGCAGGAATCCGGAAAGCTGCGGTGGAGCCCAAGTAACAGAGAACCAAGGTTGCGCCGGAGGGAAGGAGGGGCCTAACAGAGCCGGAAGGACAAGATGTAGCTGGAAGAGTAGAGTCCTGAGGCGGCGGATGGTCAGGGACTGACCAAGGTGGAGCCAGAGAGACGAGGGGGCCCTGCGGAGTTGATGGACCGATGGGCCACGGCGGAGAGGAGGGTGttaggagccatggtggagccacTAGGTCGATGGGCCAAGGCGGAGTCCGGGACTCAGCGGTGGGCTCGAACTGTGGCTCCACATACCAGGGTGGTGGTAGGCTGGATTCTGGgtcaaacataataaaaatcaaaaagaaaactctcaaaacaaaacaaaaaaaacaaaacacaggaaAACATGTTGCATACTTTAACTTTTGGTCCGGTATTCTGTCACGTAACTGGTGTCCAGGATAAACTCTCCCACGAAGAAGATGAAggcaaaatgtcttttaataaATCCACACAGGGTAATTTACAGAAGGCAGGCAGGAGGCACACATAGGAGCAACATTCACAATACTGGACAACCAAACACAGGACAGACTAGGACTTAAATACATGGGCAATTGAGGATGATAAaacagacacacctgaaccaaatgACATGATCTGACACAAGGGAAAACTAGGTCACGGAGCACATGGGGAatgaaaacacaacagaaacagTCCATGATTGTGACAGTAAGAGAttcaacaaaaatatgatatcatatgaaaaaaaagtatattttttattaattaaattagctGTAGCAGAGTGTAAAACATGTCAATAATATTAATTCACCTGTGTTAACACTTTACATACACTATTGGAAAGCTATTGGAAAAAAAGGTCTGAATGTGCGAATATGAAACCAACTTTACCGCAGTAGATTAGCACAAGCTAGACAGGGAGGGTTTAAGGAAAGAGAAAGCAAAAGCTTTAGTACatttattcagttaaaaaaatctCAGTTGCACTTACATGATGTTCTGTTTCGGTAAAAGTCCTTTTCATCTGGCTTGGTGGGTAGCACTGTTGTCTCACAGGTTCAAGAACCAGGAGGCCTTTCTGTGTAGAGTTTGCTTGTTCTCCCCATGTTTTCTCTGGGTGTAGATTATTTGTAGGCTAATGAAGTGACTAAGTGAATATTGGCCCGATAAAAAAATGGTTCATGGTTCACTTCTCAAAGAAATGGGGTGCAGTAAAGGAGGTGGTAAACAGGAtcgatgataaaaaaaaaagataaaagaaaacaaaacatttcatattacaCAATAAAAGCGAGAAAAAATCTCAGTATGAACGTTTCAACGACGCAGTGAGTATCGGATAAAAAAAAGGTAGGGAGGTGTCTTTACCATCATCCCTTCCTTGATACTTGCTTTTTCAGACAGTGCTTTTTTTAGTTGTTGTGTCTTTGTGTTACTAAAGGACCATATCCACTTATAATGCCACCTCAGTTGACCACAGACTACCTGAAGAAACTTTTTGAACCAACTGGCAGTGCATTTGTTGCCTTTTTGTTCTGGATTATTTTCCAGTATGTgtttaaaatggattttaaatgtCCTTGTGACCCTAAggaaaatgttcatgtctgtgCAGTTTACATGACATGCCCCGCCATctcacttttcattttattgatgaTTACTGACAAGCACATAAGGAGTATTTTCTGCAGCAATGGAACAAGAAAAACATACAagtacattgtttttttaatgtcatttattaaAGCATTCTCTGTAGCGAACCTCTGGATTATTACCGTATTGATTGATGGAGACTGGTATGTGTGCCTTACAACAACTAACTACGACTTGCCTCCTTATGAGCAAATCTTTtgcaaattttcaaaaaaagccCCTGAAGCTGCAGAAATCAGaaccaaaaaaagtttgtcacgAGTAAGTATGTTCACTTCAATTTTCTTACTTTCAtactttctgtttcaaatattgTGGCTTGTCGCAGTAGAAAGTTGTACCGGCTATACCAGTTATGAAAAAAGATAACTGGTATTACAGGTACTGtagtttgtattatatttatctaTATGTTGTTTTCGATCATATATAAGCTTGTAAGAAAGATAAGGGCTTTTCACATTATGCTTAATCCCAGTGCCTAGTTGTTCAAAAAGTTTAATCTGAATCAGAATTATCTAGATTTGAAAAGCACATGTTTTGCTATCCAGAATCAGGTAATCCGTCTTTCTTTTCAAAGCAAAACTGGACTAAATAATTTTTGGGGGGGAAGTGAAACAGAGCAATTAGCTGCTATGTACATGctctaaaaataatgaaaagatttttgaaaaatcCCACTCTGATTTAGCAAACACTAAGCAATAAACTAGAAAATATGACTAATGTTACATTTCATTTGGTTTTACCTGCATGTCAAAGCAGCTAGAGAGTAGAGCCCTGCACGGAACTAACATCTAGGCTCTAGCCCGACCTTGGCCCGAGACGCTCAGGCCCTAGCCTGGCCGTTATCAGAATTATTGGCCCGATAccgtctttttttccccttctttcAAAACAACGTATAGGCCtactactgtttcagctattaaaataactcatttttgtatgaaaatggcaaagtgattatattttatttccttattttataaaattaatttagaaaaaacgtttggagcatttttttatttgttaaatgtaacaatttacatttttatttgttaaatgtaaattcttgttttttaaagtaaagacCAAGCAgccagtggcagacagtgaccGACAGCCAATCGTGTATCTCATAATCGCATGCTTCGGACAGTCACAGAAACACATGTGTTGTATAAATGTGTAGTTTCAGCATTTGAGGGGGAAAATATAGAATGGTGCCAGAAAAATTGTCATTTGGAATGAGAGTATTTCACTATTACCCTTATAATGGCAATATCAAATTTTGAACCACAGACAGTATTGTTGTATTTACTGAACTAATTTGTGCCTGCTATACTGCAATTAATccatatattttctttttaaggaGTACGCCATTGTGGTCTTATTTGGAGTAAGTCTCCTTTGGGCAATTGCATCAATAAGACAATTTCATTGCAAGAGACCACTTGCATATCAGTATAAGAAGCATTTTCTTGAGAAGGCTGACCTCTACATGACAGAGGAATTGAAAAAAATGGCTGAAGTCAGCGCAAAGGCACGAGTACAGGAACAAATACGTGATCTCAAATCTTTTTTACAGCCTAGTAGCTGTCAGCTAAACATTCAAGAAACACAACAACAGCCGGAAGGGGTTCCACCAAGAACCTTCCAATCAACATCACAGGCTGCATCTGATCAAGCAAACCTGGAGAATCTAGATCGAGCTTCAGATTCATGTATTATATCATCAGAGCATTTTGGGGAAACAGCTGACAATCTACCGCTACTACATGGAAAAAAGTGAAAAGGCCATGTCATTTACAGTATGTAAAGTGCATCACTGGTCTAATCACAGTTTTGCTCAGTTTGACTAAAAGCAAATAGCTTTACCAATTGCAAAAATGATTGTGGGTTATATAACAttttctagtgttttttttagtacataacagaaaatatgcatgttttaaaaaggttaagttgtctttatttattgtatGTAAGCTAAATTAAACACTGATTAACAAAATTCCTCACAagcaaaatgtctactttcatgTTATAGataatttagcttttattttatggtgAAATTAAGTTATAAAAcgccacaaaaatattattttgaaataacattttgtcttaggtctaaagaaaatatattgattAAGTATGGGTAAAGACATATTgtgcagtttatttattcatataatttgtgatctacacaacaaaaaaaaaatgtttgatttgattgctttctttttattttaattttttaaatgtacaatctACTACATTAAGTTGTAACAGATAATCATAGTTGTCTTAAACCTATTGCATCTATTCTGGCAATAATTTTAAGCAATGTCATGGGATATTGTTGTGAAGCAGTAATTTTCAATTGCTATTTCTTGTTGTATAATAACACTTGTTGGATTTGGGTTGGAGACTGAGCATTGAAACAGAAACtaagattatttattaaactctgctccttttaTACCATCATTACTTTGTGTCCTGCTTCTGATCTTCTCTGGCTGTACATTGGTGTCACGttctcatgcagtgaaaaacacattgCTGAGTAAAGAGAAAACTGAAATTGTCCCCAAGTAATGGAGACCAGCGGTAGGTGCTGTGCAGataaacctcactcccctgatctcaagaAGTGCACTAGCATCTGATGCTAGTGCCTTTTCTTTTGATTCTGCTTAACTGTCCCTTCGCCCATTCTTAAATTGCTGGGCCAATTGGGTGGTCTTTACAGTAGCTCGCCAGGAACTGAATTTACCACCCCTTCACTAGACATACTGTCCTTCCATGCAATTTGTTAAACctctaaatgattttttttcccaccaaTTGGCTTTTAATGGAATGTGTTACTCTCAGCATGAGTATGAATTCAACCATGGTGCAGTACATTTCTCTCTAACCTTTTTTAATGATTGTGGAAAATTATCTGTAGTGTTAGAGAAAATAATGACCATACTGCTAGTCGCTACATCAAGTTTATTAGGCACACAGAACAGCTGAGGCAAATCAGGCAGGTTTTCTTGTGTTGTGCACACCTAGTGCACAGCTGTAGCCCTCTGCTGGCTAATTTATGTTACTGTCTTGAAATACTGATACTAATCAGCTGTAGGCTTACTATTACCTGTGTTGATTAATGCAGATTGTCTGTCATTCTTACTACCTTGAGTAATGATTTGGGAATTAGCGTCAGAAAAGCACAGATGGGAGTGGAAAATTTGGCAGGTGATTTACTGATAGTGcacacattaaaaaacacaggCCTAACATCTCATTTCTATAATGACCAGCacaatctaccaagagcagtGCAAATTACTGCCTGCTTTAGGACATGCTTGTTTTTGACGTTAAATAATGGCGCAAATACCAGTTTTACAAGCACACATTTTAGTAGAGCGCGTTGCGTGATTCTTTTTAATgctctcctcccataaattttgctTTTGAAAAGGAAACtccaaatgcatattcaataagccCACGCCATTTCAGTGCTAATTcatcattaaaggggtcatcggatgctaagttcacttttatatgctgtttgaacattaatgtgtgttgacagcgtatgtacaaatctaccctgtaatggtaaaaatccatgcagtggtttttaattaatctgtgaaaataatattccctttttcaaatcgagccattctcagatgcctgttgttgttctgtcacaccgacagaggccgctcccacaatagttgactgacattAGCATcctacctcagatcagttgtaacagtccgccctccattttttgatgccggagcagggatgtaagttagacaagaattgagtgattaaggtgttgtgttgctggatgtaataatgaacatagtggtcattatttactcccgacatctgagccgctgaagatgcagtagattatgtttgtttgtgaagggaatgcgccttcgggtctacatatatccatctatgtttgcacaaatcattcatgatccagcttcacttacagcagaagtgagtataagggtttttttatgaatctttgcgatcgccttttctaataatgtgctagttagcaagtttagcaactaaacgtggctaaatgcggttaaagtaaacaggctcatctctccacagagagaagagaggggcagggcgagtagagctcatttgcatttaaagcagcctcgaccagaatgagatgatttttgcagagctgattttgacaaggtaaaaagggtgttgttttacacaaccattgaggatttttaaccaaagtatattatagacttttcattaagaccctaaagaatcatatcaacttgtggaaaatgggcatccgatgacccctttaattttaaatctggcacaatattttggtttacatATTGTATTGTTATTACATCAGTATTGGTAGTGCACAGCTAACTTATGTACCGTTATTGTTTGGGTAAGTGTGTACtattcagcagtcattactgtTCATATCAATACTGTGCTGTGAAACCCTCTGGGGCTGTAATGTTGATATTGTAATGggcattttgttttgtggcaCATTCTGTAAGCAGTAAACCAATAAGAACAGTCTGGGCCAAGTGACCAATCAGAGGAGAGTAGGCTCTCAGAAAAGGAGGGGTTTATGGAAGCCGAATCCTTGAAGAAACCATTCTAGGAGTTTGCAGAATAATTCGTAGAGGGAAAGAGATCTGCATCTCTAATCTTTGCCTGAAAAActtcacatttaaatgttattgaCCCTGTGTCCTTTGTATTTATGTCATCTTCATTACCACTCTCACCTGTTTCCTTCGGATCTTCtgatgatttatgatttatgatttatgataaatgattatttaaagtTATGCCAAGAAATTATTGGAATGCTAGCTGATCATCTAAAACCCtatttttaaggttttgcaataagctttaaatgtaatatttgctTACAATCTAGAACTTAAATGAATAGTTTCATATTTtccatatgtttttttatttaattgtcatTCACAGTGCTATATGACATTATAGTTCCTTCAttccttgtttgttttataatttgtttttcaataaaattttGCTTCAGGTGTACTGTAATGTTGTGATTtacctcaaatctgattggatTAGATTGTCTTAAAACTCTTCAATGAAGAAGTCAGtacaaaagtttagggtcaataatgtaaatacatatatttaaatagaaaacatttattttacatcataacaatattttacactatatttaactgtaattatatgttgtattactgtttttgtaaaaGCAATGGTGCACAAGAATTGCTGATGTGACAGCGCATTTGTCTGTATAAAGTTTTTATGATGGGTGTGTCTGAAAATGTGACTTCCCAACTGTATATAAAGACATTCTGTGCAAGTTTCAGTGCATAGAAGAGTTTCCTGACTCAACAAAAAAGAAGGCAAAGGTACGTATGTTTAAATATACTTCATTTTGGGGGTATTATTTTGCAGTTTTGAAAAAAGTGTTTCAGTATAAATATTCCTGATGCCTCACATTTCTTTACTTCTAGATCATGGCGCTCACATCTCAGCCGGATGCATGTGCACCAAAAGACTTTCACAGTGATTTAATGAGCTGCTGTGATGACATGAGCGTATGTAAGTGATTTCAGtgacactaaataaatatattgttactACAGTTGTAATCTATAAAGTCTAAGTAACCATAATGTGACTTTAACATcagtcatatatttttattaggtACTTACGGCTATTTCTGTCTCCCTTGTTTGGGCTATTCCATTGCCAACGACATGAATGAGTGCTTCTGCTGTGGTTTATGTTGGCCAATCCGAAGTGTATACAGAACTAAGTACAACATACAAGTTGGTATCAAaatgtctatctatttatctatctttctgtctgtctgtctgtctgtctctatatctatctatcaagaAATTCTGcattttcataattacttctatTGTCTTTAAAATATGGTTTGAATGCGCTTCcaaatgtactgacaagcatttatgctaaactaaaatatacatttcaaataaaacttgaaaaaatacaaaagatcTGCGCATGGAAAATGGTAAAGCACACATAAATGTATTATCCAGAGGCCACTAATAAAGTGCAAAAGTGCACAGGTGCAGAATGTGCAAAACGTTTTCAGTCTCTTCAGTTAAAATTGCttgttatgtatttaaatatatatgtaattataaagCCGTAATATAgtatagaaataatatattaactttaaatataacACTGATGTAATAAAGTACAAGGACTTTTCGTGTGCTTCAGTATCTTAgccaacacatcaaaataaagcatgataaaagaatattaaaacaatggtttataatgtactataaagtaaaactaataatttaatattattacatactgcacttaaaagtgtacttaagttGTGTCACGGTCATGAAAGTATCTCTCTAAATACAGTTAAGTGgtctattttattaatattatataatctgccgtttttaaaagtatactttaagaTTTGAAATAAAAGTGTACATTTAGTACAATTAACACACTATTTTTAGGCTATCtaattatctatctgtctatctaccacaaaataatgtatgtatattttgtcTTTTCTCTCCAGGGATCTATGCTTAATGACTGTTGTGTCAGTTGCTTCTGCCTGTCTTGTGCAGCCTGCCAATTGAAGAGAGACATTAACATTAAGAAGCATACTGGAGAATTCTGAACAAACGTTGTCTTACAAGGAACAAAAGCCCTGAACATACTTGttctttgtttattaaaagcaaCAGGGAAAAACGCTATCTTGCAGTCAATCTACAGTAAGTCgtattataaatgaaaatattttaatcagctTGATGACTTCAAGGTAACAAAAGCCCTGACCACATTGTGTTACTTGttctttgtttattaaaagcatTATATTATCAGATTACAGGGAAAAACCTGCTGATCTTGCAGTACAATCTACAGTCATCatcaactgtattattttacat includes:
- the LOC127171561 gene encoding placenta-specific gene 8 protein-like; this translates as MALTSQPDACAPKDFHSDLMSCCDDMSVCTYGYFCLPCLGYSIANDMNECFCCGLCWPIRSVYRTKYNIQGSMLNDCCVSCFCLSCAACQLKRDINIKKHTGEF